A single region of the Candidatus Acidiferrales bacterium genome encodes:
- a CDS encoding VWA domain-containing protein, whose product MGRLLTRLSLAVTVSLSGLAQPSPGQEVRFRARADVVEVPVATFDSRGQFVFDLDAKDFEVTDNGVPQKIFDLDLSPLPVSLVVLVETSSRVTPLLDRVRGSGILFTELVMGQTGEGAVITFDSRVQLLQDFTSDGDKIISAIKKMQPGDDSARLADAMGRAVEILRGRENRRRVVIAMTEPEDRGSLIKIGEPLRDAQLANVSIYTIGFNTTQVMLMQKEAPAATSPFPPGVMARPLPPGAVPTTTAEQNYYGGINLIPAVMTLVQTLSHSLGENPLKVIAAGTGASYRSQLTKSGLEEAIGEIGNEIHSQYVLTYRPTNAHEPGFHRIEVRVKRSGITVRARPGYFLGPDS is encoded by the coding sequence ATGGGGCGACTTCTCACCCGGCTCTCGCTCGCCGTGACCGTTTCGCTCTCGGGCCTGGCACAGCCCAGCCCGGGCCAGGAAGTTCGATTCCGCGCGCGAGCCGACGTGGTGGAGGTTCCCGTTGCCACCTTCGATTCGCGTGGCCAGTTCGTGTTCGACCTGGACGCAAAAGACTTTGAAGTCACCGACAACGGTGTCCCGCAGAAGATCTTCGATCTTGATTTGAGCCCGCTGCCTGTCTCCCTGGTCGTGCTGGTGGAGACGAGTAGCCGGGTGACCCCGCTGCTCGACCGCGTGCGCGGCTCCGGAATCCTTTTTACCGAACTGGTCATGGGGCAGACGGGCGAAGGCGCCGTCATCACGTTTGATAGCCGCGTGCAACTGCTCCAAGACTTCACTTCAGACGGCGACAAGATTATATCGGCTATCAAGAAGATGCAGCCGGGCGACGACAGCGCCCGCCTGGCGGACGCCATGGGCCGGGCCGTCGAAATCCTGCGCGGTCGGGAGAATCGCCGGCGGGTGGTCATTGCCATGACCGAACCGGAGGACCGCGGCAGCCTGATCAAAATCGGCGAGCCGCTGCGCGACGCCCAATTGGCCAATGTCAGCATCTACACCATCGGCTTCAACACCACCCAGGTGATGCTGATGCAAAAGGAGGCGCCGGCGGCGACCTCGCCTTTTCCTCCAGGGGTGATGGCCCGTCCGCTGCCGCCGGGAGCGGTGCCCACCACCACGGCCGAGCAGAACTACTACGGCGGCATCAATCTCATCCCGGCGGTCATGACGCTCGTCCAGACCCTCTCCCATTCGTTGGGTGAGAACCCGCTCAAGGTGATCGCTGCCGGCACCGGGGCCAGCTATCGCAGCCAGTTAACCAAGAGCGGCCTCGAAGAAGCCATCGGCGAAATCGGCAACGAGATTCACAGCCAGTACGTCCTCACCTATCGGCCGACCAACGCGCACGAGCCCGGCTTTCACCGCATCGAGGTGCGGGTCAAGCGCAGCGGAATCACCGTCCGCGCCCGGCCAGGCTACTTCCTCGGCCCGGATTCCTGA
- a CDS encoding amidohydrolase family protein has protein sequence MIRTIFCATFAGLVAAAALAADHPAGEVVAIKDGKILTVTKGVIEKGTVLIRGDKLEAVGANLAIPPGARVIDARGMTVYPGLIDSNTGLGLVEVDLVPATVDRVEPSDPITPQMRVVDALHAESELIPVTRLNGVTTAIVSPAETNTMSGLSSLILLDGKTVDEMVMVPDIALNINFSPRARRRDKFPETRMGMISQMRQAFLDAQDYGQRKARAEAGLEAGGAEEREREGRGPRPFRHDLKLEALLPVLEGKRPVILGATEPSEIKTIMTLAQEFKLRVILSHITHAQDILDEVAAWNVPVLVGPIYDMPKEEQRYDGVFRLPAELSRRGVKIAFQSADAHNVRNLPYQAGYAVAYGLPYDEAIKAITIYPAEIWGVADKLGSLEPGKLANVVVATGDPLEPRTDVKYVFIKGREIPMESRQSRLYEQYRSR, from the coding sequence ATGATAAGGACCATCTTCTGCGCCACATTTGCCGGGCTGGTGGCGGCGGCTGCTCTGGCAGCCGATCATCCTGCCGGCGAGGTCGTTGCCATCAAGGATGGAAAAATCTTGACCGTCACCAAGGGAGTGATTGAGAAAGGCACGGTCTTGATCCGCGGCGACAAGCTCGAAGCGGTGGGCGCCAATCTTGCCATTCCCCCCGGCGCAAGGGTCATTGATGCCCGCGGCATGACGGTCTATCCCGGGCTGATCGACTCGAATACCGGCCTTGGACTGGTGGAAGTAGATCTGGTGCCGGCAACGGTGGATCGAGTCGAGCCGAGCGACCCGATCACGCCCCAAATGCGCGTTGTGGATGCCTTGCACGCCGAGAGTGAACTCATTCCAGTAACGCGCCTGAACGGCGTGACGACGGCCATCGTTTCGCCGGCGGAAACCAACACGATGTCCGGACTTTCTTCGCTCATCCTTCTCGACGGCAAGACAGTGGACGAAATGGTTATGGTTCCGGACATCGCCCTCAACATCAACTTCAGCCCTCGCGCCAGGCGACGTGACAAGTTTCCGGAGACCCGCATGGGCATGATCTCGCAAATGCGCCAGGCCTTTTTGGACGCGCAGGATTACGGGCAAAGAAAAGCGCGCGCCGAAGCCGGCCTTGAGGCAGGAGGGGCGGAGGAAAGAGAGAGGGAAGGCCGCGGCCCGCGCCCCTTCCGACATGACCTGAAACTGGAAGCGCTTCTCCCGGTGCTGGAAGGCAAGCGGCCGGTGATCTTGGGCGCAACGGAGCCGAGCGAAATCAAGACCATCATGACCCTGGCGCAGGAATTCAAGTTACGCGTCATCCTGAGCCACATCACCCACGCCCAGGACATCCTTGACGAAGTGGCCGCCTGGAACGTACCGGTGCTGGTGGGGCCGATCTACGACATGCCCAAAGAGGAGCAGCGGTACGACGGCGTGTTTCGCCTGCCGGCGGAATTGTCTCGCCGCGGAGTGAAAATCGCTTTTCAATCCGCTGACGCTCATAACGTGCGCAACCTGCCCTACCAGGCGGGATATGCGGTGGCCTACGGGTTGCCTTACGACGAGGCGATCAAGGCCATCACCATCTACCCGGCGGAGATTTGGGGCGTGGCCGACAAGCTCGGCAGCCTCGAACCCGGCAAGCTCGCCAACGTGGTGGTGGCCACCGGCGATCCCCTCGAGCCGCGCACCGACGTGAAATATGTCTTCATCAAGGGCCGCGAGATTCCGATGGAGTCCCGTCAAAGCCGGCTCTACGAGCAGTATCGCAGCCGGTGA
- a CDS encoding amidohydrolase, with protein MRKARKISRLFMLACMCPILAAAAAKAEEVVIRNGTILTVTRGTMQKGSVLIRDGKIVEIGKTVHASPSAKVIDATGKYVMPGIVDAHSHIALDGDINEATAPVTPHMVMADAFQYDDKSIYHILAGGVTSSLLLHGSANMIGGQALVIKHKFGKPRDALIFQDALPSIKFASGENPKRVYGGRQQMPSTRMGNFFVLRQAMAEAKDYIQEWEQYNARLKKGDPAKAGLPPKKDLKLEALADILRGKFLVQIHCYRADEFLTEMRIAREYGYPIRAFHHALEAYKVADELAKANIGTAIFADWWGYKVEAWDAIPWAGAMLWKKGVRVAVKSDSEDFARRLNQEAAKLVRYGGVPEEEALAMITINPAWIAGIDHRVGSLEPGKDADIAIWDAHPLSIYAKVEKVLIEGEVYFDRSLPGYGTPFYATGPKE; from the coding sequence ATGAGAAAAGCGAGAAAAATTTCGCGGCTCTTTATGCTGGCGTGTATGTGCCCGATCCTGGCAGCCGCGGCGGCCAAGGCGGAGGAAGTCGTCATCCGCAACGGAACGATTCTTACCGTCACCCGGGGCACCATGCAAAAGGGGTCTGTCCTCATCCGTGACGGAAAGATCGTCGAGATCGGCAAAACGGTTCACGCCTCGCCGAGCGCGAAGGTCATTGACGCGACCGGCAAGTACGTGATGCCGGGCATTGTTGACGCGCACAGCCACATCGCGCTCGACGGCGACATCAACGAAGCAACTGCGCCTGTCACGCCGCACATGGTGATGGCCGATGCCTTTCAATACGATGACAAATCCATCTATCACATTCTGGCGGGCGGTGTGACATCGTCACTCCTGCTCCATGGCTCGGCCAACATGATTGGCGGCCAGGCGCTGGTCATCAAACACAAGTTCGGCAAGCCGCGCGACGCATTGATCTTCCAGGACGCTTTGCCCTCGATCAAGTTTGCCAGCGGGGAAAATCCGAAGCGCGTGTACGGCGGCCGGCAACAGATGCCCTCGACCCGCATGGGCAATTTCTTTGTTCTCCGGCAGGCGATGGCAGAGGCCAAGGACTACATTCAGGAATGGGAGCAATACAACGCTCGACTCAAGAAGGGCGACCCAGCCAAGGCGGGACTGCCCCCGAAAAAGGACCTGAAACTGGAAGCCCTGGCCGATATTCTGCGCGGGAAGTTTCTGGTCCAGATTCATTGCTACCGTGCCGACGAATTCCTGACGGAAATGCGCATTGCCCGGGAATATGGCTATCCCATTCGCGCCTTCCACCATGCGCTTGAGGCCTACAAGGTTGCCGATGAACTCGCCAAGGCCAATATCGGGACGGCGATCTTCGCCGACTGGTGGGGCTACAAGGTGGAAGCCTGGGACGCCATTCCGTGGGCGGGCGCGATGCTGTGGAAAAAGGGCGTGCGGGTGGCGGTGAAGTCAGACAGCGAAGATTTTGCTCGACGGCTGAATCAAGAGGCGGCCAAGCTTGTCCGCTACGGCGGCGTGCCTGAGGAAGAAGCGTTGGCAATGATTACGATCAACCCGGCGTGGATTGCCGGGATTGATCATCGGGTGGGGTCACTCGAGCCCGGCAAGGACGCTGACATCGCTATCTGGGACGCCCATCCGCTTTCCATCTACGCGAAAGTGGAAAAAGTCCTGATTGAGGGCGAGGTCTATTTCGACCGCAGCCTGCCCGGCTACGGCACGCCGTTCTATGCCACGGGGCCAAAGGAGTAG
- the queF gene encoding preQ(1) synthase, translated as MPPYSIEHARAGLRAPLPTLETWPNQFPGYEIQIVAPEYTSVCPKTGLPDFGTITVRYEPGKACVELKSFKVYLNAYRHVGIFYENAVNRILRDVVVACRPKWCVVRGEFNVRGSMRSTIEARHGRPRP; from the coding sequence ATGCCGCCGTACAGTATTGAACATGCCCGGGCGGGTTTGCGAGCCCCGTTGCCGACGCTGGAAACCTGGCCCAATCAATTTCCGGGATATGAAATTCAGATTGTTGCTCCCGAGTACACCTCGGTTTGTCCCAAGACCGGGTTACCCGACTTCGGCACCATCACGGTGCGCTACGAACCGGGCAAGGCCTGTGTGGAACTCAAATCGTTCAAGGTTTATCTCAACGCCTATCGTCATGTGGGAATCTTTTACGAGAACGCAGTCAATCGCATTCTGAGGGACGTGGTGGTGGCCTGCCGGCCCAAATGGTGCGTCGTGCGCGGCGAATTCAACGTTCGCGGCAGCATGCGCAGCACCATTGAGGCCCGCCATGGCCGGCCGCGACCATAA
- a CDS encoding protein tyrosine phosphatase family protein — protein MRREKRFAAALVRRHLRRPTGTALILVAALLAPAVSLRPQETAGKIPGLPNFHAVNGRLFRGGQPSPEGFQNLKEIGMEVVIDFRNRGKSADRERQTVESLGMQYVSIPWKGSRFPTAQDVQRFFAAMDHNPPKKVFVHCRRGAERTGYMIGLYRVTREGWTAKQAADEMEKYGFRGLWYGHLKDNLFKLETRRPSPAAAKSSSAVGRPRDGRPASEGSLAASPRKPAGQT, from the coding sequence ATGAGAAGAGAGAAACGGTTCGCCGCCGCGCTCGTCCGACGCCATCTTCGACGCCCGACCGGAACCGCGCTTATTCTGGTTGCGGCGTTGCTCGCGCCCGCCGTCTCTCTTCGCCCCCAAGAAACCGCCGGCAAGATCCCGGGCTTGCCCAATTTTCACGCCGTCAACGGCCGTCTTTTTCGTGGAGGGCAACCGTCACCGGAAGGTTTTCAGAACCTCAAGGAAATAGGCATGGAGGTCGTCATAGATTTTCGCAACCGGGGCAAGAGCGCCGACCGCGAACGGCAGACGGTCGAGAGCCTCGGCATGCAGTACGTCTCCATACCGTGGAAGGGCAGCCGGTTTCCGACTGCCCAGGATGTCCAGCGCTTTTTTGCGGCGATGGACCACAACCCGCCCAAGAAAGTTTTTGTCCATTGCCGCCGTGGCGCCGAACGGACCGGCTACATGATTGGGCTCTATCGGGTGACTCGCGAAGGTTGGACCGCCAAACAAGCGGCAGACGAAATGGAAAAATACGGATTCCGCGGACTTTGGTACGGCCACCTGAAGGACAATCTTTTCAAACTGGAAACGCGGCGGCCCTCCCCCGCCGCCGCAAAATCCTCATCGGCGGTCGGCAGGCCCCGCGATGGCCGGCCCGCCTCGGAAGGGTCCCTGGCTGCTTCTCCGCGGAAGCCGGCGGGTCAGACGTAG